One part of the Vogesella sp. LIG4 genome encodes these proteins:
- the ppc gene encoding phosphoenolpyruvate carboxylase, producing the protein MTDLDKDLPLREDLARLNRLLEALLREQAGDEVVDEIRAIPAGALQHDKRADELVQRLTPAATTALVRACGLYSQLFNIAEDLHHARRRRAHQRAGSAPQRGSLSRALSTIHEAGVPFAQLNAALQEASVSAVLTAHPTEVQRQSVLDGHRAVRKFLQQLSSVEITPEEEQEVEAKLTRVIHALWQTTEIRPFKMTVADEIENGVAYHPLSFFQSIPALYDRLGKQIRELWGERADIPSFLRVGSWIGGDRDGNPNVDAGVLRHAVKRQAEVAFKHYFYELAGLYRELSLSQRHVQVSAGVQRLATASPDTAISRKEEPYRLALASIEGRLSATAAGLGLPLRGRWSAGEPYASASELQAELQTLADSLTEHGSALLIDGRLGKLLRAVDVFGFYLMPLDLRQHAEKHAGVVSELFAHANLEQYDALDEPARVRVLLRELATPRLLYSPYLSYSADSEKELGIFREAALVQRQFGDGAIAQCIISNCASVSDILALALLCKECGLLRLDGGVPAISLNLVPLFETIADLDASASIMQQLFALPWYQQLLKSRGEVQEVMLGYSDSNKDGGYVTSQWQLYQAEQRLVRVFDKAGIRMRLFHGRGGSVGRGGGPSYEAIMAQPAGTVVGRIRITEQGEVITAKFADPDNATRNLEALVAATLESTLAHGDSRITDESAVAELSDSAFRAYRALVESDGFMQYFMEATPIGAIAKLNIGSRPASRKTLASIKDLRAIPWVFSWSQSRVMLPGWYGFGSAVRAFLDAHGEAVGLARLQALYSGSPFLQVMLSNMEQVLAKADLQITRRYAALVGDAALADRLFGRLQAEFDATLAAFFSITGQEKLLQGNPTLARSLDTRLPYLDALNLLQVELLKRLRDQPDDEEALYAIHLTINGISAGLRNSG; encoded by the coding sequence ATGACTGATCTGGACAAGGACCTGCCCCTGCGCGAAGACCTCGCGCGGCTCAACCGCCTGCTGGAAGCGCTGCTGCGCGAACAGGCCGGCGACGAAGTAGTGGATGAAATCCGCGCCATTCCCGCTGGCGCGCTGCAGCACGACAAGCGCGCCGACGAACTGGTGCAGCGGCTCACCCCGGCCGCCACCACCGCGCTGGTGCGTGCCTGCGGCCTGTATTCGCAGCTGTTCAATATTGCCGAAGACCTGCACCACGCCCGCCGCCGCCGTGCGCACCAGCGTGCCGGCAGCGCGCCGCAGCGCGGCAGCCTGTCGCGGGCGCTGTCCACCATTCACGAGGCTGGCGTGCCGTTTGCACAGCTGAACGCCGCGCTGCAGGAGGCCAGCGTCAGCGCCGTGCTCACCGCGCACCCCACCGAGGTGCAGCGCCAGAGCGTGCTGGATGGCCACCGGGCAGTGCGCAAGTTCCTGCAGCAGCTGTCTTCCGTGGAGATCACTCCGGAAGAAGAGCAGGAAGTGGAGGCCAAGCTCACCCGCGTGATCCACGCGCTGTGGCAGACCACCGAGATCCGCCCGTTCAAGATGACGGTAGCCGACGAGATCGAAAACGGCGTCGCCTACCACCCGCTGTCCTTCTTCCAGTCCATCCCGGCGCTGTACGACCGCCTGGGCAAGCAGATTCGCGAACTGTGGGGCGAGCGCGCCGACATCCCGTCCTTCCTGCGCGTGGGCAGCTGGATCGGTGGCGACCGAGACGGCAACCCCAATGTCGACGCCGGCGTGCTGCGCCACGCGGTGAAGCGTCAGGCTGAAGTGGCGTTCAAGCATTACTTCTACGAACTGGCCGGCCTGTACCGTGAATTGTCGCTGTCGCAGCGCCACGTGCAGGTATCCGCCGGGGTGCAGCGCCTGGCCACCGCTTCGCCGGATACCGCCATCAGCCGCAAGGAAGAACCCTACCGCCTGGCGCTGGCCAGCATCGAAGGCCGCCTGTCCGCCACCGCGGCCGGCCTGGGCCTGCCGCTGCGTGGCCGCTGGAGCGCCGGCGAGCCCTACGCTTCCGCCTCCGAGTTGCAGGCCGAGCTGCAGACGCTGGCCGATTCGCTGACCGAGCACGGCAGCGCCCTGCTGATCGACGGCCGTCTGGGCAAACTGCTGCGCGCGGTGGACGTGTTCGGCTTCTACCTGATGCCGCTGGACCTGCGCCAGCACGCCGAAAAACATGCCGGCGTGGTCAGCGAACTGTTCGCCCACGCCAACCTGGAGCAATACGACGCGCTGGACGAACCGGCGCGCGTGCGCGTGCTGCTGCGCGAACTGGCCACGCCGCGCCTGCTGTACTCGCCCTACCTCAGCTACAGCGCCGACAGCGAAAAAGAGCTGGGCATCTTCCGCGAAGCGGCGCTGGTGCAGCGCCAGTTCGGCGACGGCGCCATCGCGCAGTGCATCATCTCCAACTGCGCCAGCGTGTCCGACATCCTGGCGCTGGCACTGCTGTGCAAGGAGTGCGGCCTGCTGCGCCTGGATGGCGGCGTGCCGGCCATCAGCCTGAACCTGGTGCCGCTGTTCGAAACCATTGCCGACCTCGACGCCTCCGCCAGCATCATGCAGCAGCTGTTTGCCCTGCCGTGGTACCAGCAGCTGCTGAAGAGCCGTGGCGAGGTGCAGGAAGTGATGCTGGGCTACTCCGACAGCAACAAGGACGGCGGCTATGTCACCAGCCAGTGGCAGCTGTACCAGGCCGAGCAGCGCCTGGTGCGCGTGTTCGACAAGGCCGGCATCCGGATGCGCCTGTTCCACGGCCGCGGCGGCTCGGTGGGCCGCGGCGGCGGCCCGTCCTACGAGGCCATCATGGCGCAGCCGGCAGGCACCGTGGTTGGCCGCATCCGCATCACCGAGCAGGGCGAGGTGATCACCGCCAAGTTCGCCGACCCGGACAACGCCACCCGCAACCTGGAAGCGCTGGTGGCCGCCACGCTGGAATCCACCCTGGCGCACGGCGACAGCCGCATCACCGACGAAAGCGCGGTGGCCGAGCTGTCCGACAGCGCCTTCCGCGCCTACCGCGCGCTGGTGGAATCGGACGGCTTCATGCAGTACTTCATGGAGGCCACCCCGATCGGCGCCATCGCCAAGCTCAACATCGGCAGCCGCCCGGCCTCGCGCAAGACGCTGGCCAGCATCAAGGACCTGCGCGCCATTCCGTGGGTGTTCTCCTGGTCGCAGTCGCGGGTGATGCTGCCGGGCTGGTACGGCTTTGGCAGCGCGGTGCGCGCCTTCCTCGATGCCCACGGCGAAGCGGTCGGCCTGGCACGGCTGCAGGCGCTGTACAGCGGCTCGCCCTTCCTGCAGGTGATGCTGTCCAATATGGAACAGGTACTGGCCAAGGCCGATCTGCAGATTACGCGCCGCTACGCCGCGCTGGTGGGCGATGCCGCGCTGGCCGACCGCCTGTTCGGCCGCCTGCAGGCCGAGTTCGATGCAACGTTGGCCGCATTCTTCTCCATCACCGGCCAGGAAAAGCTGCTGCAGGGCAACCCGACGCTGGCGCGCTCGCTGGATACCCGCCTGCCCTACCTGGATGCACTCAACCTGCTGCAGGTGGAGCTGCTCAAGCGCCTGCGCGACCAGCCGGACGACGAAGAGGCGCTGTACGCCATCCACCTCACCATCAACGGCATCTCCGCCGGCCTGCGCAACAGCGGCTGA
- a CDS encoding DUF1003 domain-containing protein, translated as MNPTSKDIKYLAEHLLHTGVGGLADRELQALMRISRKLQSVRPESTLLDNGPTLGERLSDRVAEFGGSWTFILLFMGFLLAWALVNTFVLGTQAVDPYPYIFLNLMLSMLAAIQAPIIMMSQNRQAARDRMTMIRDFEVNLKSENAIDGLHKRLDHLTWEMLSDLDLLKQGQRQLAQQLGKQPPHAPETSSPASGD; from the coding sequence ATGAACCCTACCAGCAAAGACATCAAATACCTGGCCGAGCACCTTCTGCATACCGGCGTCGGCGGCCTGGCCGACCGTGAGCTGCAGGCCTTGATGCGCATCTCGCGCAAGCTGCAGTCGGTGCGCCCGGAAAGCACGCTGCTGGACAACGGCCCCACCCTGGGCGAGCGGCTGTCCGACCGCGTGGCCGAGTTCGGCGGCTCGTGGACCTTCATCCTGCTGTTCATGGGCTTTCTGCTGGCCTGGGCGCTGGTGAACACCTTCGTGCTGGGTACACAGGCAGTCGATCCCTACCCGTATATCTTCCTGAACCTGATGCTGTCGATGCTGGCGGCCATCCAGGCGCCCATCATCATGATGTCGCAGAACCGCCAGGCTGCGCGCGACCGCATGACCATGATTCGCGACTTCGAGGTGAACCTGAAGTCGGAAAACGCCATCGACGGCCTGCACAAGCGGCTGGATCACCTGACCTGGGAGATGCTGTCGGATCTGGACCTGCTCAAGCAGGGGCAGCGCCAGCTGGCGCAGCAGCTGGGCAAACAGCCGCCGCACGCGCCGGAAACATCCAGCCCGGCCAGCGGTGACTAG
- a CDS encoding DOPA 4,5-dioxygenase family protein, which produces MSLIYHAHVYFLPEQAEFAAALHATLSAQLPPGCWLGRLIHREVGPHTRPMFEIDFADSLLPAVRTLLEKHRGQLPVLLHPQLADELAAHTTAASWLGEPLPLKLETLSRA; this is translated from the coding sequence ATGTCATTGATCTACCACGCCCACGTCTACTTCCTGCCGGAACAGGCCGAGTTCGCCGCCGCGCTGCATGCCACCCTGAGCGCGCAACTGCCGCCAGGCTGCTGGCTGGGGCGGCTGATCCACCGCGAGGTTGGCCCGCATACCCGGCCGATGTTCGAGATCGACTTTGCCGACAGCCTGCTACCCGCCGTACGTACACTGCTGGAAAAACACCGCGGCCAGCTGCCGGTGCTGCTGCACCCGCAACTGGCCGACGAACTGGCCGCCCACACCACGGCGGCAAGCTGGCTGGGCGAGCCGCTGCCGCTGAAGCTGGAAACGCTGTCCCGCGCCTAG
- a CDS encoding LysR family transcriptional regulator, which yields MPSPDEVLAFEALARCGSFTAAAEALGCTKSMVSLRLKALEKQLGAVLVLRTTRRLALTEAGQRLLPHAEALRQSLLQMQPAVDSAQCAVEGPLVVSTYVSVSQLLAPILAELAREQPGLQLRLEVNNRVQDPIADVLDFCVRSRKVHDDSLVARPLGWVEEALYAAPGYLAAQGWPQTPEELAAHRLIMDGSCLTLCRGEELRSLTQPAPLLDCNLYQNNLTLTLLGHGIGALPDFLAAPALASGQLQRVLPGWHSDRWPVFLVHPYRLPLPRKYQVFLDFVLPRLRAVLQAADSGALPSPMH from the coding sequence ATGCCATCGCCAGACGAAGTGCTGGCATTCGAAGCGCTGGCTCGCTGCGGCAGTTTCACCGCCGCCGCAGAGGCGCTGGGCTGTACCAAGAGCATGGTCAGCCTGCGGCTGAAGGCGCTGGAGAAGCAGCTGGGGGCGGTGCTGGTGTTGCGCACCACCCGCCGGCTGGCACTCACCGAGGCCGGGCAGCGGCTGCTGCCGCATGCCGAGGCGCTGCGCCAGAGCCTGCTGCAGATGCAGCCGGCGGTGGACAGCGCGCAGTGCGCGGTGGAAGGCCCGCTGGTGGTGAGCACCTATGTGTCGGTATCGCAGTTGCTGGCGCCTATCCTGGCCGAGCTGGCCCGCGAACAGCCCGGCCTGCAGCTGCGGCTGGAGGTGAACAACCGCGTGCAGGACCCGATTGCCGACGTGCTGGACTTCTGCGTGCGCTCGCGCAAGGTGCACGACGACTCGCTGGTGGCGCGGCCGCTGGGCTGGGTGGAAGAAGCGCTGTATGCCGCGCCGGGCTACCTGGCGGCACAAGGTTGGCCGCAGACGCCGGAGGAGCTGGCCGCACACCGGCTGATCATGGACGGTAGCTGCCTGACGCTGTGCCGCGGCGAGGAACTGCGCTCGCTGACGCAGCCTGCGCCGCTGCTGGATTGCAATCTGTACCAGAACAACCTGACGCTTACCCTGCTGGGGCACGGCATCGGTGCGCTGCCGGACTTCCTGGCGGCGCCGGCGCTGGCGAGCGGGCAGTTGCAGCGGGTGCTGCCGGGCTGGCACAGCGACCGCTGGCCGGTGTTCCTGGTGCACCCCTACCGCTTGCCGCTGCCGCGCAAGTACCAGGTGTTTCTCGATTTCGTGCTGCCGCGGCTGCGCGCCGTGCTGCAGGCGGCCGATAGCGGCGCATTACCGTCGCCAATGCACTAA
- the rarD gene encoding EamA family transporter RarD yields MSHPTAPSPRGIALSLLASSLFAMLPGYVTLLAPLDSVAIFAWRIVCTLPGVLLILQLSGKRQAFIDTCRRLREPKLMLLVPLMTAMMGVQLWLFLWAPFHGQVVAVSLGYFLAPLVMVLVGRLLYGEKLYRLQALAVALALLGVAHEIWLTRGLAWPTLLVVLGYPPYFVLRRMTGLDAVCGFALEMALMLPLAIVLLLWQDPSGWVVLREFKYWLLLPGLGLVSSVALLCNIAASHLLPMGLWGLLGYVEPALLFVLAITVLREPVTAGTLFTYGPIWGAIILTGIHTLRQQRRLQLA; encoded by the coding sequence ATGTCTCACCCCACCGCCCCGTCGCCGCGCGGCATTGCGCTGTCGCTGCTGGCGTCATCGCTGTTTGCCATGCTGCCGGGCTACGTCACCCTGCTGGCACCGCTGGACAGCGTGGCCATTTTTGCCTGGCGTATTGTCTGCACCCTGCCCGGCGTGCTGCTGATCCTGCAATTGTCCGGCAAGCGCCAGGCCTTCATCGATACCTGCCGGCGGCTGCGCGAACCGAAGCTGATGCTGCTGGTGCCGCTGATGACGGCGATGATGGGGGTGCAGCTGTGGCTGTTCCTGTGGGCGCCGTTCCACGGCCAGGTGGTGGCGGTGTCGCTGGGTTACTTCCTGGCGCCGCTGGTGATGGTGCTGGTAGGCCGTCTGCTGTACGGCGAAAAACTGTACCGGCTGCAGGCGCTGGCGGTGGCACTGGCGCTGCTGGGTGTGGCGCACGAGATCTGGCTCACCCGCGGCCTCGCCTGGCCGACGCTGCTGGTGGTGCTGGGCTACCCGCCCTACTTCGTGCTGCGCCGCATGACCGGGCTGGACGCGGTGTGCGGCTTCGCGCTGGAAATGGCGCTGATGCTGCCGTTGGCGATCGTGCTGCTGCTGTGGCAGGACCCGTCCGGCTGGGTGGTGCTGCGCGAGTTCAAATACTGGCTGCTGCTGCCGGGGCTGGGGCTGGTGAGTTCGGTGGCGCTGCTGTGCAATATCGCCGCCAGCCACCTGCTGCCCATGGGGCTGTGGGGTCTGCTGGGCTACGTGGAGCCGGCGCTGCTGTTCGTGCTGGCCATTACCGTGCTGCGCGAGCCGGTGACCGCCGGCACGCTGTTCACCTACGGCCCGATCTGGGGCGCCATCATCCTCACCGGCATTCACACCCTGCGTCAGCAGCGCCGCCTGCAGCTGGCCTGA
- a CDS encoding GlsB/YeaQ/YmgE family stress response membrane protein encodes MLHILWMFIVGIVVGAIARLIMPGSEHLGLLMTGVLGIAGSFVGGFIARLISPPAEGAMLHPAGLVLSVIGALILLYAWHHLAR; translated from the coding sequence ATGTTGCACATCCTCTGGATGTTCATTGTCGGTATCGTTGTTGGTGCCATCGCCAGGCTCATCATGCCCGGTTCGGAACACCTCGGCCTGCTCATGACCGGTGTGCTGGGCATCGCCGGCTCGTTCGTGGGCGGCTTCATCGCCCGTCTGATCAGCCCGCCGGCCGAGGGCGCCATGCTCCATCCGGCCGGGCTGGTGCTATCGGTGATCGGCGCGCTCATCCTGCTGTACGCCTGGCACCACCTGGCGCGCTGA
- a CDS encoding ABC transporter substrate-binding protein, whose translation MRSIRCGWLWLALLLADPARAVDVPPDLTLAFMVSSGAQRSAWADIVAAFRHDNPDIRVRNLVFGQEDYKQDTALQLQRREVDLAFWFAGQRLQRAVRLGWLLPVDDLLSPALRERFVPAVMRGLRQGGHYWAVPVSYYPWGLLYRRSLFAALGLRVPATWAQFLSILQHLQAVGIAPLGLGAKSGWPAAAWFDYLDLRLNGGRFHRQLLAGRADCRDPRVAAVLAQWQALLRAGMFQPGAADREWDEVLPYLYRYQVGMVLAGSFALAYMPRTVLADIGFIPFPAMNARQPRVEDAPLDVLVRPRTSRHGAAARRFIDFLLTHGELLARYGETAFQLLPLRDGPPPEAPVLRESQQWLAQAAQLSFFFDRDATPALSEAALPAFRRFLLPPYDSGQLWHSLCPRFPSLERVHRLGG comes from the coding sequence ATGCGAAGCATCCGATGCGGCTGGCTGTGGCTGGCCCTGCTGCTGGCCGACCCGGCCCGGGCGGTGGATGTACCGCCCGATCTCACGCTGGCCTTCATGGTCAGCTCTGGTGCACAGCGCAGTGCCTGGGCCGATATCGTGGCGGCGTTCCGCCACGATAATCCGGATATCCGGGTGCGCAATCTGGTGTTCGGGCAGGAGGATTACAAACAGGACACGGCGCTGCAGCTGCAGCGCCGTGAAGTCGATCTGGCGTTCTGGTTTGCCGGGCAGCGCCTGCAGCGGGCGGTACGCCTGGGCTGGCTGCTGCCGGTGGACGACCTGCTGTCGCCGGCGTTGCGGGAACGTTTTGTGCCGGCGGTAATGCGCGGGTTGCGGCAAGGCGGGCACTACTGGGCGGTGCCGGTCAGCTACTACCCGTGGGGGCTGCTGTACCGCCGCTCGCTGTTTGCCGCGCTGGGGCTGCGCGTGCCGGCCACCTGGGCGCAGTTCCTCAGCATCCTGCAGCACTTGCAGGCGGTGGGTATCGCGCCGCTGGGGCTGGGCGCGAAAAGCGGCTGGCCGGCGGCGGCATGGTTCGATTACCTGGATCTGCGCCTGAACGGCGGCCGCTTCCACCGGCAGCTGCTGGCCGGCCGGGCCGACTGCCGCGACCCGCGCGTGGCGGCGGTGCTGGCGCAGTGGCAGGCGCTGCTGCGTGCCGGCATGTTCCAGCCCGGCGCGGCGGACAGGGAATGGGACGAGGTGCTGCCCTATCTGTACCGCTACCAGGTGGGCATGGTGCTGGCCGGCTCGTTCGCGCTGGCCTATATGCCGCGTACGGTGCTGGCCGACATCGGTTTCATTCCGTTTCCGGCAATGAATGCGCGGCAACCGCGAGTGGAGGATGCGCCGCTGGACGTGCTGGTGCGCCCCAGGACCAGCCGGCATGGTGCGGCGGCACGGCGCTTCATCGACTTCCTGCTGACGCATGGCGAACTGCTGGCCCGGTATGGCGAGACCGCCTTCCAGCTGCTGCCGCTGCGCGACGGCCCGCCGCCGGAGGCGCCGGTGCTGCGCGAAAGCCAGCAGTGGCTGGCACAGGCGGCGCAGCTATCGTTCTTCTTCGACAGGGATGCTACGCCGGCACTGAGTGAGGCGGCGTTGCCGGCTTTCCGCCGCTTTCTGCTGCCGCCTTACGATAGCGGGCAGTTGTGGCACAGCCTGTGCCCACGCTTTCCCTCGCTGGAGCGGGTGCATCGCCTGGGTGGCTGA
- a CDS encoding winged helix-turn-helix domain-containing protein, whose protein sequence is MSHTLLSLPAARALHLAAQGMLTTPRRKAAKADVLAAIRRMALLQIDTISVVARSPYLVLFSRLGAYDPAWLDELLAEGALFEYWAHEACFVPREDYRLLRHRMLNPAAMGWKFSVEWMKKHQADIEQLISHIRDNGPVRSRDFERRSGKGNGWWDWKPEKRHLEVLFTSGRLMVRERQNFQRVYDIAERVLPEWNDAAHLPGDDEARLDMIRASCRALGLVKAGWVADYYRLRRGNDAASLHALADAGELLPVRVDGLKGDFFVHHSLQPQLTLAASEQLAASACSVLSPFDPIVWDRKRASELWGFDYRIECYTPAPRRQYGYFVLPLLLRGRLAGRLDAKAHRAQGVFEVKALYLEPGVRLSQRLRDDIIKALQRVADWHGTPQLRFDRLPAGW, encoded by the coding sequence ATGAGCCACACCCTGCTATCCCTGCCCGCCGCCCGCGCGCTGCACCTGGCCGCGCAGGGCATGCTGACCACCCCGCGGCGCAAGGCCGCCAAGGCCGACGTGCTGGCCGCCATCCGCCGCATGGCGCTGCTGCAGATCGACACCATCAGCGTGGTGGCGCGCAGCCCCTACCTGGTGCTGTTCAGCCGCCTGGGCGCCTACGACCCGGCCTGGCTGGACGAGCTGCTGGCCGAGGGCGCGCTGTTCGAATACTGGGCGCACGAAGCCTGCTTCGTGCCGCGCGAGGACTACCGCCTGCTGCGCCACCGCATGCTGAACCCGGCGGCCATGGGCTGGAAGTTCTCGGTGGAATGGATGAAAAAGCACCAGGCCGACATCGAGCAGCTCATTAGCCACATCCGCGACAACGGCCCGGTACGCTCGCGCGACTTCGAACGCCGTAGCGGCAAGGGCAACGGCTGGTGGGACTGGAAACCGGAAAAACGCCACCTGGAAGTGCTGTTCACCAGCGGCCGGCTGATGGTGCGCGAGCGGCAGAACTTCCAGCGCGTATACGACATCGCCGAGCGCGTGCTGCCGGAGTGGAACGATGCCGCCCACCTGCCCGGCGATGACGAGGCGCGGCTGGACATGATCCGCGCCAGCTGCCGCGCGCTGGGGCTGGTGAAGGCCGGCTGGGTGGCCGATTACTACCGGCTGCGCCGCGGCAACGATGCCGCCAGCCTGCACGCGCTGGCCGACGCCGGCGAACTGCTGCCGGTGCGGGTGGATGGTCTGAAGGGCGACTTCTTCGTCCACCACAGCCTGCAGCCGCAGCTGACGTTGGCCGCAAGCGAGCAACTGGCCGCCAGCGCCTGCAGCGTGCTGTCGCCATTCGACCCCATCGTGTGGGACCGCAAGCGCGCCAGCGAGTTGTGGGGCTTCGACTACCGCATCGAGTGCTACACCCCGGCACCCAGGCGCCAGTACGGCTACTTCGTGCTGCCCTTGCTGCTGCGCGGCCGGCTGGCGGGGCGGCTGGATGCCAAGGCGCATCGCGCGCAGGGCGTGTTCGAAGTAAAAGCGCTGTACCTGGAACCCGGCGTGCGGCTCAGCCAGCGCCTGCGCGACGACATCATCAAGGCGCTGCAGCGCGTGGCCGACTGGCACGGCACGCCGCAGCTGCGCTTTGACCGCCTGCCGGCAGGGTGGTAA
- a CDS encoding ABC transporter ATP-binding protein — translation MYSWFERRLDPYPDTPPAQPPAGFLPFVWAATLGLRRLILLMTLLTAAIGAFEALLFSMLGSIVDWLSHVPPAQLWSREQHNLLLLAGILLASPLLIWLQAMCKYQGLSGNFPMRLRWHYHRHLLGQSMGFYQDEFAGRVSAKVMQTALAVRDTVMIVTDILVFVVIYFVTMVAVAGSFDRLLLWPFVAWLVLYVLTLRFFVPRLGKAAKAQADARSLMTGRVTDAYTNIATVKLFAHSAYEAGFARSAMREFMATVYRQMRLVSGFEVVNHVLSMGLIASTAGATLWLWSRGQVGIGAVAAATAMALRLNGISHWIMWEMSSLFEQIGTVQDGINTLARPIAITDAAGAAPLQVARGEVRFDNVSFAYGGERPVVDHLNLTIRPGEKIGLVGRSGAGKSTIVNLLLRFYDVEGGRILIDGQDVRAVTQDSLRAQVGMVTQDTSLLHRSVRDNLLYGRPDAGEAAMVAAAQKAEAHEFILELSDPHGRRGYDAHVGERGVKLSGGQRQRVAIARVMLKDAPILLLDEATSALDSEVEAAIQGSLYRLMEGKTVVAIAHRLSTIAAMDRLIVLDKGRIVEEGDHASLLARGGLYARLWAHQSGGFLGEELDPDEEAELAG, via the coding sequence ATGTATTCGTGGTTCGAACGTCGTCTCGACCCTTATCCCGACACCCCGCCGGCGCAGCCGCCGGCCGGTTTCCTGCCGTTTGTCTGGGCCGCCACCCTGGGGCTGCGCCGCCTGATCCTGCTGATGACGCTGCTCACTGCCGCCATCGGGGCATTCGAGGCCTTGCTGTTTTCCATGCTCGGTTCCATCGTCGACTGGCTCAGCCACGTGCCGCCGGCACAGCTGTGGAGCAGGGAACAGCACAACCTGCTGCTGCTGGCCGGCATCCTGCTGGCCAGCCCGCTGCTGATCTGGCTGCAGGCGATGTGCAAGTACCAGGGGCTGTCCGGTAACTTCCCCATGCGCCTGCGCTGGCATTACCACCGCCACCTGCTGGGCCAGAGCATGGGCTTCTACCAGGACGAATTCGCCGGCCGCGTGTCCGCCAAGGTGATGCAGACCGCACTGGCAGTGCGCGACACGGTGATGATCGTCACCGACATCCTGGTATTCGTGGTGATCTACTTCGTCACCATGGTGGCGGTGGCCGGCAGCTTCGACCGCCTGCTGCTGTGGCCATTCGTGGCCTGGCTGGTGCTGTACGTGCTGACGCTGCGCTTCTTCGTGCCGCGCCTGGGCAAGGCGGCCAAGGCGCAGGCCGATGCGCGCAGCCTGATGACCGGCCGCGTTACCGATGCCTACACCAATATCGCCACGGTGAAGCTGTTTGCGCACAGCGCCTACGAGGCCGGCTTTGCCAGGAGCGCCATGCGCGAGTTCATGGCCACCGTCTACCGCCAGATGCGGCTGGTCAGCGGCTTCGAGGTGGTGAACCACGTGCTGAGCATGGGGCTGATCGCCAGCACCGCCGGCGCCACGCTGTGGCTGTGGAGCCGCGGCCAGGTGGGCATAGGCGCGGTGGCGGCAGCCACCGCCATGGCGCTGCGGCTGAACGGCATCTCGCACTGGATCATGTGGGAGATGTCCAGCCTGTTCGAGCAGATCGGCACGGTGCAGGATGGCATCAACACCCTGGCGCGGCCGATCGCCATTACCGATGCGGCGGGTGCTGCGCCGCTGCAGGTGGCGCGCGGCGAAGTCCGCTTCGATAACGTGAGCTTTGCCTACGGCGGCGAGCGGCCGGTGGTGGATCACCTCAACCTCACCATCCGCCCCGGCGAGAAGATCGGCCTGGTTGGCCGCAGCGGCGCCGGTAAGTCCACCATCGTCAACCTGCTGCTGCGCTTCTACGACGTGGAAGGCGGCCGCATCCTGATCGATGGCCAGGACGTGCGCGCGGTAACGCAGGACAGCCTGCGTGCGCAGGTGGGCATGGTGACGCAGGACACCTCGCTGCTGCACCGCTCGGTGCGCGACAACCTGCTGTACGGCCGGCCGGATGCCGGCGAGGCGGCGATGGTGGCCGCCGCGCAGAAGGCCGAGGCGCACGAGTTCATCCTGGAGCTGAGCGACCCGCACGGCCGCCGCGGCTACGATGCCCACGTCGGCGAGCGCGGCGTGAAGCTGTCCGGCGGCCAGCGCCAGCGGGTGGCCATCGCCCGGGTGATGCTGAAGGACGCGCCGATCCTGCTGCTGGACGAGGCTACCAGCGCGCTGGATTCCGAGGTGGAAGCGGCCATCCAGGGCAGCCTGTACCGGCTGATGGAAGGCAAGACCGTGGTGGCCATCGCCCACCGCCTGTCCACCATCGCCGCCATGGACCGGCTGATCGTGCTGGACAAGGGCCGCATCGTGGAAGAGGGCGACCACGCCAGCCTGCTGGCCAGGGGCGGCCTGTACGCACGGCTGTGGGCGCACCAGAGCGGCGGTTTCCTCGGCGAGGAGCTGGACCCGGACGAAGAGGCCGAACTGGCAGGTTGA